A region of the Arenicella xantha genome:
TAAACTCGGATCTTGGGCGCAAGTTAGTTAAGCAAATTAAAGATAAGAAACTAAAGGTGCAAACCGCAATACAAGGTGATCAACTTCGCATCACTGGTAAGAAGCGAGATGATTTGCAGACGGTAATCGCCTTTTTGCGCGAAGCGGACGCTGGTATTCCGCTGCAATTTAATAATTTTAGAGATTAAGGGCTCAAACCTTTGGTCAACCAATTACACAACAGGAATGTCTGAATGAAATATATGATTAAAGCAACCATTGGGTTGTTCGCTGCGATAATGTTTGCCCCGCAATTGGTATTGGCCGAGAATGCGAGCCCTGAAATTGAGCGAGTCCGCGCTGAGTTGGTGAAAATGGTGCCGCCAGCTGCGGATGCTGAAATACTGACTACACCAGCTAAAGGTGTATATCGACTTGAGTTAGACGGAGGTTTTTATTACGCCTATGTTGATGGCGATCATATCCTCTTCGGTGATTTAATTAATACCGAAAGCAAAATTAACTTAGGGGAGGTGGCTAAGTCTGAGCGTACTTCGCAGATTATTAGCAGCACGTCGTTGGATAAAATGATTGTGTATGGCCCAAAAGATGCCAAGCGCCACATCACGGTTTTCACCGATATCGATTGCGGTTACTGTCGGAAATTACATCAAGAAGTTCCCGAACTAACAGCGGCCGGCATTCAGGTTCGTTATCTTGCTTTTCCGCGAGCGGGAGTAGGGTCAGAGAGCCACAAAAAATATGTATCAGTTTGGTGTAATGCTGACCAGCAAACTGCTTTGACTGATGCTAAAGCCGGCAAGGCAATAGCGCCAGCAAGCTGTGAGAACCCAGTTGAAGAGACCTATTTACTGGGTCGAAAAGTTGGCGTTGAAGGAACACCAACGATTATTTTTGATGATGGCACGGTGACTCCGGGTTACATTCCGTCAGCACAGTTGATTGATCGCCTGGGTCTAGGGTCACCAACAGCGTCGAACTAATGGTGTTGATTTAGAGTGATGTGTAGGCTAATTAAGCTAGCGTCATCTGCCTAGGCAAGATAGCCACGAGCCATCTAATAACTGTCTATGTGCATTAAAAAAGGAGCCCCAGTTGGCTCCTTTTTTAATGCACTGTTTATTACTTGCTGTAGTAAACGGTGTGTGTCTTGGTGTTACTTAACGTTCGAGGAGTGGCAGTTTGTCTTGTTTGTCAGCCCATTCATCGGCATCTTCCAAGGCTGGCTTCTTCTCGGTGATTACCGGCCAAATAGCGGATAATTCTTCGTTTAACTCAAGGTAATGCGAGTCGCTGGCTTCGAGGTCGTCATCAGCAACAATGGCGTTTACTGGGCATTCAGGCTCACAGAGGCTGCAATCGATACACTCTTCAGGATCAATTACTAAGAAATTAGGACCTTCGTGAAAGCAGTCTACCGGGCAAACTTCCACGCAATCTGTGTATTTGCACTTAATGCATTCTTCTTTAACTACATAAGTCATCGGGCTGATCTCCGCTGCTTCCAGAATTCGATGTTGATACGAGTATGTCTTGATACTCAAAGAGCGCGTATTTTATGTGCTCAGAGTTGTTAAATCAATCGGCAATCGAACTACTCAAGCTGTGATTTAAGTTCATACAGTAGTGTGAGTGCCTGACGTGCTGTCATGTTGTCTAAGTCTGCTTCTTTCAATGCGCTCTCAAGCTTCGAGTCGGCGACCGGTTTGGGCGGTTGTAGATCCAAGCTGCGTTG
Encoded here:
- a CDS encoding DsbC family protein, whose product is MKYMIKATIGLFAAIMFAPQLVLAENASPEIERVRAELVKMVPPAADAEILTTPAKGVYRLELDGGFYYAYVDGDHILFGDLINTESKINLGEVAKSERTSQIISSTSLDKMIVYGPKDAKRHITVFTDIDCGYCRKLHQEVPELTAAGIQVRYLAFPRAGVGSESHKKYVSVWCNADQQTALTDAKAGKAIAPASCENPVEETYLLGRKVGVEGTPTIIFDDGTVTPGYIPSAQLIDRLGLGSPTASN
- the fdxA gene encoding ferredoxin FdxA, producing the protein MTYVVKEECIKCKYTDCVEVCPVDCFHEGPNFLVIDPEECIDCSLCEPECPVNAIVADDDLEASDSHYLELNEELSAIWPVITEKKPALEDADEWADKQDKLPLLER